GAGGTGATCACCGAGGAGAAGGTCGTCGTCGGTGAGGAGCAGATCGAGGTCGGGGATCCGCAGGTCTCCTGGGAGGGGCGCTGGTTCAACTTCCAGACGATCTCGCAGGGCGCCAGCTCCTTCGTGGATGTGCTGCCTTACAACGGTGACGCCCGCGGCACGAGCTTCTCGGGCACCGCGAAGCTCGCCTCCGCGATGATCACCGACGGCAACGGCGCGGCCGCGGCGCCCGGCTACGGCACGCTGCAGTACACGACGGCTCCGGCGGCGACCGTGTACGCCGCCGAGGTCGACGACCCGAGCATCACCTGGGTCGACGCCGACGGTGTGGATCTCTCGACGATCGACGGCATCACCGCGCTGCGCGTGAACGTCGCCGATTTCGCGAGCGGCCAGGCCGGTGTCGGCGGACTCCTCGTCACGATGGACGTTGAGGGTCAGCAGGACGGCGATCAGTACGTCAACACGATCAACGGTCTGCTCGGTGTGAGCGGCAAGCTCGGCCGGTCGAACCCGGCGCGGATCGACGTCGTGGACGCCTCGATCAGCGGGGTCGTGTGGGAGGACGCCAACGCGGACGGCGTGCGCGACGCCTCGGAGACGCTGATCGGCGACGCCACCGTGCGGCTGCTCGACGCCAGCGGCGCCGAGATCGCCACCGCACAGACCGGTGCGGACGGCAGCTACACCTTCCCGGCACTGCACTCGGGCGACTACACCGTGGTCGTCGACACCTCGACGCTCGGCTACCCCGCGAACTTCGTGGTCGTGAACACCTACGACCTCGACGGGGACCACAACAGTGATTCCGGTGTCATCTCGCTGGCGAAGGCCGAGGACCGGGGTCTCGTGGACTTCGGCTACGTGACCCGGGTCTCCGACATCGACCTCACGAAGAGCGGAAAGCTCGCGGGTGACGCGGTCGCCGGGGACTGGATCGACTGGTCCTTCACGATCACGAACGTCGGCGAGAACCCGCTGACCTCCGTCGAGCTCGTTGACCACCTCGAGGGTGTCGTCGACCTGCAGGTCCAGTGGACCGGCACTGCGGGCGAGCTCGCCGCCGGCGCCAGCGTGCCAGCCACCGCGCGCACCCAGCTCACGCAGGAGGACGTGGATCGCGGCTTCGTGGTGAACACCGCGACCGTGACCGGGCTGGATCCGAACCAGACCGAGGTCGACGATCCCGCGGACGCGACCGTGGTCCTGCCCGAGGGCGGCTCGCTGCTCTTCCAGAAGACCGGGAAGATGGTGGGTGACGCCGTGGTCGGCGGCGAGGTTGAGTGGGGCTTCACGCTCACCAACACCGGCAACGTCACCCTCGACGGCCTGGCGATCGCGGATGAGCTCGAGGGGCTCGGCGAGATCACCTGGGGCGAGTGGCCCGGCGAGGCGTTCACGCTCGAGCCGGGGGACTCCGTCACCGCGACGGCGCCCTCCACGCTCACCCAGAGCGATGTCGACGCCGGATGCGTGACGAACGTGGCGAGCGCCGAGGGCACCACCCCCGGTGACCGCGCGGTGCCGAGCGGTGAGGACGACGCGAGCGTCTGCTTCACCCCGGAGTCCGGCATCAGCCTGGTCAAGCGTACGAACGGGGTCGAGGTCGATGAGGCCCCCGGCGTGCAGCTGACCGTTGGCGACGCCGTCGAGTGGAGCTACGAGGTCACGAACACCGGCTCGACGACCCTGCGCAACGTGCAGCTCGTCGACGACCAGGAGGGCGTCATCGCGCCGCCGGAGGGCTTCGACGGCACGCTGGCACCGGGTGAGTCCGTGACCTTCATCGCCACGGGCATCGCGACGAGCGGGCAGTACCACAACGTCGCGGTGGTCACCGCGGCGACGCCGGCCGGCGGGAACGTCTCCGCCGACGACGAGTCGTGGTACCACGCCGAGGCTCGGCCGGGGCTGTCGATCACCGGTGGTGCGGCGCCCTGGCTGGCGGGAGCGATCGGGCTCCTGCTGGTGGGCGGCGGTGCGGCCCTGTGGCTGATGCGTCGCCGACGCGCCTAGCCTGACGCGCCCGACGGGGCGGCGGACCGGAGTCTTCCGGATCGCCGCCCCGTCGGGCGTTTCCGCGGTCGGTGCACCCCAGTACCCTGGAGCCATGGAGCACCAGCGCGCGGTCGAACCCCACGATGTCGTCGACCTGATCACCACGAAACGATTCGGCCGGGCCCTCGAGCCCGACGAGATCGCCTGGGTCGTCGACGCGTTCACCCGCGGTGCGGTGGCGCCGGAGCAGATGAGCGCCCTGTTCATGGCGATCGTCATCCAGGGCATGGAGCGGCGGGAGATCCGGGATCTCACCGCCGCGATGATTGCGAGCGGTGAGCGGATGGACTTCACCGGGCTCGGGCGGCCCGCGATCGACAAGCACTCGACCGGTGGCGTCGGCGACAAGGTCACGCTGCCGCTCGTGCCGCTCCTGGCGTCCCTCGGCGTCGCGGTGCCGCAGCTCTCCGGGCGCGGCCTGGGGCACACGGGCGGCACCCTCGACAAACTCGAATCGATCCCGGGCTGGCGCGCCGCGCTCACGACGGACGAGATGCGCGAGGTGATCCGGGAGGTCGGCGGAGTGATTTGCGCCGCGGGACCCGGTCTCGCACCGGCGGATCGCGGGATGTACGCGCTGCGCGACGTCACCGGCACGGTCGCGTCGGTCCCGCTCATCGCCTCGTCGATCATGAGCAAGAAGATCGCCGAGGGCGCGGGCGGATTGGTGCTCGACGTCAAGTTCGGGTCCGGCGCCTTCCTCCCCGACCTCGAGGTGGCGCGCGAGCTGGCCGCCACGATGGTGCAGCTCGGTGCCGACTCCGGCCT
Above is a genomic segment from Leucobacter rhizosphaerae containing:
- a CDS encoding thymidine phosphorylase → MEHQRAVEPHDVVDLITTKRFGRALEPDEIAWVVDAFTRGAVAPEQMSALFMAIVIQGMERREIRDLTAAMIASGERMDFTGLGRPAIDKHSTGGVGDKVTLPLVPLLASLGVAVPQLSGRGLGHTGGTLDKLESIPGWRAALTTDEMREVIREVGGVICAAGPGLAPADRGMYALRDVTGTVASVPLIASSIMSKKIAEGAGGLVLDVKFGSGAFLPDLEVARELAATMVQLGADSGLRTVALITDMDAPIGRAVGNANEVRESVEVLAGGGPADLVELTLALAREMLDLAGLPDVDPAPALRDGRAMDAWRRLIRAQGGDPDAPLPRAQTRETVRATSSGIVQRVDARAVGVAAWRLGAGRARPGDPVDHAAGIEVLVRPGDRVEAGDPLFELACDQPKRMDRGLGLAATAVELGDAAPAPRALIADRIDADRIGAASIGG